The following are encoded in a window of Telmatobacter sp. DSM 110680 genomic DNA:
- a CDS encoding metallophosphoesterase — protein sequence MTFIRTRLLTFATIAGGVCFLSAAGLQATAQSLQASNSIVPPSNLALEQDEKSSKLRPEDLPTNSLISKPGPSFVVQEKELVAGGMVIAFGDQRFTDPANVKVTNPRVRQLMVQKIAEEHPDAILMNGDIPYSGDVVNDYEVFKTESAIWRSEHLRVYPALGNHEFHGDPQQALQHWWNAFPELQDRRWYSVELGKSIYTIALDSDASLAKGSDQLNWLDAQLTHLPKTTKFVVISMHHPPVADVQTRINVSHNPRPNEIVLRDELEALAPTIKARIIVCAGHIHNCERFARGDVTYLVSGGGAASPVQVERTPEDLYQGSEFPNYHFVEFTIHGKTLIGKMYRLADANAATPKWELKDSFEVKAK from the coding sequence TTGACTTTCATCAGAACTCGTCTGCTGACGTTCGCCACGATCGCCGGCGGCGTCTGCTTTCTGTCAGCCGCAGGGTTACAAGCAACAGCTCAGTCCCTGCAGGCTTCGAATTCGATCGTGCCGCCATCGAACCTAGCTCTTGAACAAGATGAAAAGAGTAGCAAATTACGACCTGAAGACCTTCCGACGAATTCGCTGATCAGTAAGCCGGGTCCAAGTTTCGTTGTGCAGGAAAAAGAACTGGTAGCCGGCGGCATGGTAATCGCCTTCGGTGATCAGCGCTTTACAGACCCTGCGAACGTCAAAGTGACCAACCCGAGGGTTCGTCAGTTGATGGTTCAGAAGATTGCCGAGGAGCATCCAGACGCGATCCTCATGAACGGCGATATTCCCTACAGCGGGGACGTCGTAAACGATTATGAAGTCTTCAAGACCGAGAGCGCGATATGGAGAAGCGAGCATCTGCGCGTCTATCCCGCCCTTGGCAATCATGAGTTCCACGGAGATCCCCAGCAGGCCCTCCAGCACTGGTGGAATGCTTTCCCGGAGTTGCAGGATCGACGGTGGTATTCAGTGGAACTCGGTAAGAGTATCTACACAATTGCACTCGACAGCGACGCTTCGCTTGCGAAAGGAAGCGACCAGCTGAACTGGCTTGATGCACAACTGACGCACCTTCCGAAGACCACGAAATTTGTAGTGATCAGCATGCACCATCCACCTGTGGCAGATGTGCAGACGCGCATCAATGTGAGCCATAATCCAAGGCCGAATGAGATTGTTTTGCGCGACGAACTTGAAGCGCTGGCTCCGACCATCAAGGCCAGAATCATTGTCTGCGCCGGTCACATACACAACTGCGAGCGCTTCGCTCGCGGTGATGTGACGTATCTCGTATCCGGCGGAGGAGCAGCTAGTCCTGTTCAAGTAGAGCGAACGCCTGAAGACCTATACCAGGGCAGTGAATTCCCCAACTATCACTTCGTGGAGTTCACGATTCATGGAAAGACTCTGATCGGAAAAATGTACCGCCTGGCAGACGCGAACGCGGCTACACCCAAATGGGAGTTGAAGGATTCGTTTGAAGTGAAAGCCAAGTAA
- a CDS encoding TonB-dependent receptor: MRKPFFFLSVLLSCVVALSPAFSQSTKGIISGVVKDSGGAVLQGAKIELQPQGRPISTNELGEFNIQEVNPGTYTLTVSYVGFGPYVTSFTVVAGQTAHVEAVLKVANASDDVIVSADRPHGEAEAINRTLAAENILQVLPADVIVSLPNANIADALGRMASVTIERDEGEGKYVQIRGTEPRLSNTMIDGVTVPSPETGVRQIKLDTIASDLVDSVEINKTLQANIDADGIGGSVNLVTKTAGEVPAATFYGVGGYTPIIGGRTVDQMGGTVGKRFGADKKLGLLLGGTYDFNGRGINDIEPSPTTSSAVPHYDSMDLRDYIYYRTRWGMTASADYKLREGSDISIRGLFSTFRNWGNKWVYTLNDGDVPQYSQDWRRPNMAVGSLALQGKHVFNASTVNWSVSAGRSRSLSGSGSVKYSWVGDPNIDCTNVPGVSVNRPGWSSGCFGPGADNSEDPNNYKLKAFAPPTFGKSAQVNLQASASYARFYHIGTHFGTIEFGGKIRSAHKFDDTYDESFTPSGTTLVAAHPEWDSDFTDPNYYDKTYHYGPVTDYNKVESYVNHNAGGFTLSGGPGVNPNNYDFVERIPAGYVMNTIELGSRLRLVTGIRFEATHLDTLSFDPNLNPAPTTLTFKAGGDSLDVLPSASLRFAVDKDSDLRLVYGRGLARPDPQDVTAAVGQPDITTTPATVSIGNPNLKAEYANNYDILYERSFNNAGLLQAGYFYKDISNPIVTLQTLTTNYKYNPGAPTLVSEPSNAGSAHVQGIEVGFQQRFSYLPGAFRGAGLSANYSYTNSQANEVDPLRTDSPAMLRQAPNSWNISPTFDTKKFSMRVGMTFDDKMIYAYQYENLAYVYDDNGNPVLNPNGTQETTPNPQVNGVAGPAGDNYLYSHFQFDTQASYKLPWGFQVYGYGLNLNNEVFGFYNGSPQYVVQREYYHPTYAGGLRWTSHHE; this comes from the coding sequence ATGCGTAAGCCATTCTTCTTTCTGTCAGTGCTGCTCTCTTGTGTTGTCGCGTTGAGTCCGGCATTCAGCCAATCCACTAAAGGCATAATCAGCGGTGTTGTAAAAGACTCCGGCGGAGCAGTTCTGCAGGGTGCAAAGATCGAACTGCAACCTCAAGGTCGCCCGATCAGTACCAACGAACTGGGAGAATTCAATATTCAGGAAGTCAACCCTGGAACCTACACCCTCACCGTGTCTTACGTGGGGTTCGGGCCCTACGTCACCTCGTTCACAGTGGTTGCGGGTCAAACTGCGCACGTCGAAGCCGTGCTGAAAGTCGCGAACGCAAGCGACGACGTTATCGTCAGTGCTGATCGCCCCCATGGTGAAGCAGAAGCAATCAACCGCACGCTAGCCGCGGAAAACATCCTGCAGGTATTACCTGCCGACGTGATCGTCTCTTTGCCGAACGCCAACATTGCCGACGCGCTCGGTCGCATGGCTTCAGTGACCATCGAACGCGATGAGGGTGAAGGCAAGTATGTGCAGATTCGCGGCACCGAGCCACGCCTGAGCAATACCATGATCGACGGTGTAACGGTTCCGTCGCCCGAAACCGGCGTACGCCAGATCAAGCTCGATACCATCGCTTCAGATCTCGTGGACTCAGTCGAAATTAATAAGACCCTCCAGGCCAATATCGATGCAGATGGAATCGGCGGCTCCGTCAACCTTGTCACTAAAACAGCCGGCGAAGTTCCCGCTGCTACGTTCTATGGAGTAGGCGGATATACCCCGATCATCGGCGGCCGTACGGTCGATCAAATGGGCGGGACGGTCGGCAAACGTTTTGGTGCGGACAAGAAGCTTGGTCTCCTCCTCGGCGGCACATACGATTTCAATGGGCGCGGCATCAACGACATTGAACCAAGTCCCACCACAAGTAGTGCCGTCCCCCATTACGACAGCATGGATCTGCGCGACTACATCTACTACCGCACCCGTTGGGGCATGACCGCAAGCGCCGACTACAAGCTGAGAGAAGGCTCAGATATCTCGATACGGGGACTCTTTTCCACTTTCCGTAACTGGGGAAATAAATGGGTCTATACCTTAAACGACGGGGATGTCCCCCAATACAGCCAGGATTGGCGTCGTCCGAATATGGCGGTAGGCAGCCTGGCATTGCAAGGGAAGCATGTCTTCAACGCGTCCACCGTCAATTGGAGCGTCTCCGCAGGCCGTTCGCGTTCACTGAGCGGCAGCGGTAGCGTCAAGTACTCGTGGGTGGGCGATCCCAATATCGACTGCACCAACGTCCCGGGCGTAAGCGTCAATCGTCCGGGCTGGAGTTCTGGATGCTTCGGTCCCGGTGCAGATAACTCCGAAGACCCGAACAATTACAAGCTGAAAGCATTTGCGCCTCCCACCTTCGGCAAAAGCGCGCAAGTAAACCTTCAGGCCTCGGCGTCGTACGCAAGGTTCTATCACATCGGGACTCATTTCGGCACAATCGAGTTTGGCGGCAAGATCCGCAGTGCTCACAAATTCGACGATACCTACGACGAATCCTTCACGCCAAGTGGAACGACCCTCGTCGCAGCGCATCCTGAATGGGACAGCGATTTCACCGACCCTAACTACTACGACAAGACCTACCACTACGGCCCAGTCACGGACTACAACAAGGTCGAAAGCTACGTGAATCACAATGCAGGCGGCTTTACCCTGAGTGGCGGTCCCGGAGTCAATCCTAACAACTACGATTTCGTTGAGCGCATTCCCGCGGGCTACGTAATGAACACCATTGAACTTGGCAGCCGTCTTCGCCTTGTTACAGGTATTCGATTTGAAGCCACGCATCTCGATACGCTAAGCTTCGACCCCAACCTCAACCCTGCTCCTACGACGCTTACCTTCAAAGCCGGCGGAGATTCTCTTGATGTACTTCCCAGCGCTTCTTTACGCTTCGCCGTGGACAAAGATTCGGACTTGCGTCTTGTGTATGGCCGAGGACTCGCGCGCCCCGATCCACAAGACGTCACCGCAGCGGTTGGCCAACCAGACATCACCACCACTCCGGCGACCGTCAGCATCGGAAACCCGAATCTCAAGGCTGAATACGCCAACAACTACGACATTCTCTACGAACGCTCGTTTAACAATGCTGGTCTGCTTCAGGCGGGATACTTTTACAAAGACATCTCAAACCCCATCGTCACCCTTCAAACGTTGACCACCAACTACAAGTACAACCCCGGCGCACCAACTCTGGTTTCAGAGCCATCGAATGCCGGCAGCGCGCATGTGCAGGGCATAGAGGTTGGGTTCCAGCAGCGATTCTCGTATCTGCCCGGAGCATTCAGAGGAGCAGGACTTTCCGCTAACTACAGCTACACAAACTCGCAGGCCAATGAAGTAGATCCACTGCGAACTGACAGCCCGGCAATGCTTCGACAGGCCCCCAATAGCTGGAACATCAGTCCCACATTCGATACCAAAAAATTCTCGATGCGCGTAGGCATGACTTTTGACGACAAGATGATCTACGCATATCAATACGAAAATCTCGCCTATGTCTACGATGACAATGGCAATCCCGTACTTAACCCGAACGGTACTCAGGAAACCACGCCCAATCCGCAAGTGAACGGCGTCGCCGGTCCAGCGGGCGATAACTACCTCTATTCGCATTTTCAGTTTGATACCCAGGCGAGCTACAAACTGCCGTGGGGCTTTCAAGTTTACGGATACGGGTTGAACCTGAACAACGAGGTATTTGGCTTCTACAATGGCAGCCCGCAATATGTTGTGCAGCGCGAGTACTACCACCCAACGTATGCCGGCGGACTTCGCTGGACCTCGCACCACGAATAA
- a CDS encoding serine hydrolase domain-containing protein: MTLTVAGLRRSCAFVCFVLSSVAGSMAIGQQLPTASPESVGLSSERLQRIAVAVDQSIKDQQIAGAVTMVVRHGKVAWVKGQGMLDRESAKPMPQDAMFRICSMTKPITTVAVMMLYEEGKFQLEDPISKYLPEFKNPKVLVKPANGGAAYSIPATREITIRDLLRHTSGLTYNWNQDLGKMYDDANVATGIMQYDGTIADSVKRLAAQPLLFNPGERWEYSLGVDVLGRLVEVVSGMPLDEFLRARIFEPLGMKDTYFFPPQEKVSRLATAYGIFDGKMTRFPDKPVVDGFLTYSADYPYNGPKKLFSGGGGLVSTAEDYARFCQMVLDNGTINGKHLLSRKTIELMTHDQLGKIGPEQGFGLGFGIDGTKAPLDELGTPGEFGWGGFFYTTFTIDPKEQMIVIFMVQLHPAGDVNIQNVVKTLAYQAIND, from the coding sequence ATGACCCTTACCGTTGCCGGTTTGCGCAGGTCGTGCGCATTTGTTTGTTTTGTTCTGTCGAGTGTCGCGGGATCGATGGCAATTGGGCAGCAGTTGCCGACTGCCTCGCCCGAATCGGTCGGGTTGTCGTCAGAACGGCTGCAGCGGATTGCCGTAGCGGTGGACCAGAGCATCAAGGACCAGCAGATTGCCGGCGCGGTCACGATGGTGGTCCGGCATGGCAAAGTTGCGTGGGTGAAGGGCCAGGGCATGCTGGACCGCGAGTCCGCCAAGCCGATGCCACAGGATGCGATGTTCCGGATCTGCTCGATGACAAAGCCGATCACCACGGTGGCCGTGATGATGCTGTATGAGGAAGGGAAGTTTCAGCTCGAAGATCCAATCTCGAAGTATCTGCCCGAATTCAAGAATCCCAAGGTGCTGGTAAAACCTGCGAACGGGGGCGCAGCTTATTCGATTCCGGCAACGCGTGAGATTACGATTCGCGATCTGCTGCGGCATACGTCGGGTCTGACGTACAACTGGAATCAAGACCTGGGAAAAATGTATGACGACGCAAATGTCGCGACTGGGATCATGCAATACGACGGCACAATCGCCGACAGCGTGAAGCGATTGGCCGCTCAGCCACTCCTCTTCAATCCGGGTGAGCGTTGGGAGTATTCATTAGGCGTGGATGTACTGGGGCGGCTCGTCGAAGTAGTGTCGGGGATGCCGCTGGATGAGTTTCTCAGGGCGCGCATTTTTGAGCCGCTAGGGATGAAAGATACGTACTTCTTTCCTCCGCAGGAGAAGGTGAGCAGGCTGGCTACCGCATACGGGATCTTCGACGGCAAAATGACCCGCTTTCCTGACAAGCCGGTCGTGGACGGTTTCCTGACTTACTCAGCGGATTATCCATACAACGGACCGAAGAAGCTCTTCTCAGGCGGCGGCGGCCTAGTATCCACCGCGGAGGACTATGCGCGGTTCTGTCAAATGGTGCTCGACAATGGCACGATCAATGGGAAGCACCTGTTGAGCCGCAAGACAATAGAGTTGATGACGCACGACCAACTGGGGAAGATTGGGCCGGAGCAGGGATTTGGGCTGGGCTTCGGTATCGATGGCACGAAAGCTCCGCTGGATGAACTCGGTACGCCCGGCGAGTTTGGGTGGGGCGGGTTTTTCTACACCACCTTCACTATTGACCCGAAAGAACAGATGATCGTGATCTTCATGGTGCAGTTGCACCCGGCAGGCGATGTCAATATTCAGAACGTGGTAAAGACGCTGGCTTACCAGGCGATCAATGATTGA
- a CDS encoding ABC transporter permease — MRILLQDLGYAFRQLRKTPGFTATVLLTLALGIGANAAIFTLVNAILLHNLPVTDPKTLIRIGDTDDCCVNGGWNKEGDYSLFATDTYYMFKKNLPEFEELAAMESGYAWRPITVRRSGPQTIAKSVMGTFVSGNYFRVFGLSPAAGRLFIDADDQKGAPITAVMSYDAWMQDYAGDPSVVGSEFYINTKPATIIGIAPKGFYGDRIDTNPPRYYLPMNTMDPVIGAPYFTDPDSQWAYIIGRVKPGTSVPALQAKASALLKQTFAPLKTFTDQRAKEALPRTHVVLTPGGGGIQNMQDGYKDHLKLLQWIAGLVLLVACANIANLLLVRGMSRRAELSIRSALGAQRSRIVRQLLTESVLLSGLGGLLGLAVSYLGAHALLALAFPNQENMPVSASPSPLVIGFSFALSLITGVLFGLAPALMAARTQPVESLRANARTTAHGASFLQRALVVLQAALSLVLLVAAGLFVQSLNKAQNVDMRLDATNRYIAHINPQAAGYKNTEVEPLYQAIVDRFHAIPGVVKVGLSTYTPMEENNWGSGVKVQGDPDLNKGASWVKGTAEYFDSVGTHVVMGRGFTLQDTLNAPPVAVVNQEFVKQFFGKRNPIGHRFGFSGPHQVGLDGSHEIVGVVEDTTYTSVYWKDHAMYFLPLTQRAGNVNDPDSPLEKDQSMFAGALVIQTNRPVPGFEKIVSSTLASINPNLTIVKFQTFQQQIDDRFIEERLIARLTSLFGMLALLLAAIGLYGVTAYTVVRRTPEIGIRMALGAARSRVIATIMRGAMLQTIIGLAIGIPIAIFCVRYVKSQLYEITSVNVPVMAIAIGVLVLAAAIAGIIPARRAASIDPVRALRIE, encoded by the coding sequence TTGCGAATTCTGCTGCAGGATCTGGGTTATGCTTTTCGCCAGTTGCGTAAGACGCCGGGGTTCACGGCGACCGTGCTGCTCACGCTCGCCCTCGGCATCGGTGCCAACGCGGCGATATTCACGCTGGTCAATGCAATCCTCCTCCATAACCTGCCGGTAACAGATCCCAAGACCCTCATCCGCATCGGCGATACAGACGATTGCTGCGTCAATGGCGGTTGGAATAAGGAGGGGGACTACTCGCTCTTCGCCACGGACACGTACTACATGTTCAAGAAGAACCTTCCAGAGTTCGAGGAGTTGGCCGCGATGGAATCCGGCTACGCCTGGCGGCCCATTACCGTGCGTCGTTCCGGACCCCAGACCATCGCCAAATCTGTTATGGGAACCTTCGTCTCGGGTAACTACTTTCGAGTCTTCGGTCTCTCGCCCGCAGCCGGCCGGCTTTTTATCGACGCCGACGACCAGAAGGGCGCACCCATTACCGCCGTCATGAGCTATGACGCATGGATGCAGGATTATGCGGGCGATCCCAGCGTTGTGGGCAGCGAGTTCTACATCAATACCAAACCGGCCACCATCATAGGTATTGCGCCCAAGGGATTCTACGGGGATCGCATCGATACCAATCCGCCCCGGTACTACCTTCCCATGAATACGATGGATCCGGTTATAGGTGCACCGTACTTCACCGATCCTGACAGCCAGTGGGCGTACATTATCGGTCGCGTGAAGCCGGGAACTTCCGTGCCAGCCCTTCAGGCCAAGGCTAGTGCGCTGCTCAAGCAGACTTTCGCGCCACTCAAGACATTTACCGATCAGCGCGCCAAGGAAGCTCTGCCCCGCACTCATGTTGTACTCACGCCGGGCGGTGGCGGTATCCAGAATATGCAGGATGGATACAAAGACCATCTCAAGCTCTTGCAATGGATCGCCGGTCTCGTCCTTCTCGTCGCCTGCGCTAACATCGCCAACCTGTTGCTGGTGCGCGGCATGAGCCGTCGCGCTGAGCTTTCCATCCGCTCCGCACTTGGAGCCCAGCGCAGCCGTATCGTCCGCCAACTCCTTACTGAAAGTGTTCTTCTCTCGGGCCTTGGTGGCTTGCTAGGCCTCGCTGTCTCCTATCTGGGAGCACACGCGCTACTTGCTCTCGCATTTCCAAACCAGGAAAACATGCCGGTGTCAGCCTCGCCCTCTCCACTGGTCATCGGTTTTTCGTTTGCGCTTTCGCTCATTACGGGAGTTCTCTTTGGTCTCGCGCCCGCCCTAATGGCCGCGCGCACCCAGCCCGTCGAATCGCTGCGCGCCAACGCACGCACCACCGCTCACGGAGCATCCTTCCTTCAGCGTGCACTGGTTGTCCTCCAGGCCGCGCTTTCCCTTGTGCTGCTCGTTGCTGCTGGCCTCTTCGTGCAGAGTCTCAACAAAGCTCAAAACGTCGACATGCGACTGGATGCCACCAATCGCTACATCGCCCACATCAATCCGCAAGCCGCCGGCTACAAGAACACAGAGGTCGAGCCTCTGTATCAGGCCATCGTAGACCGCTTCCATGCCATCCCCGGCGTTGTTAAGGTCGGCCTCTCCACCTACACGCCGATGGAAGAAAACAACTGGGGATCCGGCGTAAAAGTTCAGGGCGACCCAGACCTGAACAAAGGCGCATCCTGGGTGAAAGGTACCGCGGAGTACTTCGACTCCGTTGGTACCCACGTTGTTATGGGCCGCGGCTTTACATTGCAGGACACGCTGAATGCGCCTCCCGTCGCCGTCGTCAACCAGGAATTCGTCAAGCAATTCTTCGGCAAGCGCAACCCAATCGGTCATCGTTTCGGCTTCTCCGGTCCACACCAGGTGGGCCTCGATGGATCGCATGAGATCGTCGGCGTCGTAGAAGACACTACCTACACGAGTGTCTACTGGAAAGATCACGCTATGTACTTCCTTCCTCTGACACAGCGCGCAGGCAATGTGAACGACCCAGACAGTCCTCTCGAAAAGGATCAATCCATGTTTGCCGGCGCACTGGTTATTCAGACCAACCGCCCTGTTCCCGGCTTTGAGAAGATTGTCAGTAGCACCTTGGCGAGCATCAATCCCAATCTCACCATCGTTAAATTTCAGACCTTCCAGCAGCAGATTGACGATCGGTTCATCGAGGAACGGCTGATCGCGCGCCTCACTTCTCTCTTCGGTATGCTTGCGCTTCTTCTTGCCGCCATTGGGCTCTATGGCGTCACCGCCTACACGGTCGTCCGCCGCACGCCGGAAATCGGCATCCGCATGGCACTCGGCGCTGCACGCAGCCGCGTTATCGCCACCATCATGCGCGGAGCCATGCTCCAGACCATCATCGGCCTCGCGATTGGAATCCCGATTGCCATCTTCTGCGTGCGCTACGTCAAATCGCAGCTCTACGAGATCACCAGCGTAAATGTTCCGGTCATGGCCATCGCCATTGGAGTGCTCGTGCTCGCGGCTGCCATTGCTGGAATCATTCCGGCGCGGCGTGCGGCCTCCATCGACCCCGTGCGAGCCCTGCGCATCGAATAA
- a CDS encoding right-handed parallel beta-helix repeat-containing protein — protein MQSTKFITAMFLATLAFAGARARCQANITESQNPAIYVDSEKGSDAALNAMTTMSANAALAKINSVGTSVAPLQTIQSAINLATLKNQLNVGAKIIVNPGVYRESLNIGASQTAAPLTIEAATTGTTYISGSDAISGGWSAQSGGVYSHAWTYNFGTCPTPSGWPSMSTLARRTEMVFVNGNSLTQVLSSSSLSPGKFYVNESSNQLLIKPPVNTNMSTASVEVATRSQILSISGRSNVVVRGMVIEHARSCVNQNAAVISNSSGVLVDNVQAVWNNWGGLEISNSNNITVQNSVGSHNGGVGFHGYQDTNSLWENNKTDYNNWRGAEGGLLDWGMGGFKSMLMHTATVLNHHSYGNQAQGLWFDTDNKNITINGVYLSNNELADLQLEASEGPITVENSHLCNSRAGVELLNAAKVTFKSNTFYNNGTSGQQYDAQIFLGGRSGGHVIRDWQSGAYYNIYTNDTVMTGNVVVDSNSGQHVFGTYLSSGAFYDFKSTLNAGSNRWYDPHTTSAFELVNGSKVSFSGWKSAMGTDYSSSWGAPSSSPAGACAIAAQ, from the coding sequence ATGCAGTCAACAAAATTCATCACCGCCATGTTTCTTGCGACTCTGGCTTTTGCCGGAGCCCGTGCGCGCTGCCAAGCGAACATCACTGAAAGCCAAAACCCCGCAATCTATGTAGATAGCGAAAAAGGCTCCGATGCCGCTCTCAATGCCATGACTACAATGAGCGCAAACGCCGCCCTCGCAAAGATTAACTCCGTGGGTACGAGCGTTGCGCCTCTTCAAACGATTCAGTCCGCGATCAATCTGGCAACCTTGAAAAATCAACTGAACGTTGGCGCGAAAATCATCGTTAATCCCGGTGTATATCGTGAGTCCCTTAACATTGGAGCGAGTCAAACTGCCGCTCCGCTGACGATCGAGGCAGCCACGACGGGCACCACCTACATTTCTGGCTCGGACGCAATAAGTGGCGGCTGGAGCGCCCAATCCGGTGGTGTCTACTCCCACGCGTGGACCTACAATTTCGGCACGTGCCCGACACCTTCTGGTTGGCCATCCATGTCGACCCTTGCGCGTCGAACAGAGATGGTTTTCGTGAATGGCAACTCGCTCACACAGGTTTTGTCCTCGTCATCGTTAAGTCCCGGCAAATTTTATGTGAATGAAAGCTCAAATCAACTACTTATCAAGCCTCCGGTAAACACCAACATGTCAACAGCAAGTGTGGAGGTTGCAACTCGCTCGCAGATCTTGAGCATATCCGGACGCAGCAATGTGGTTGTTCGTGGCATGGTGATTGAGCATGCAAGAAGCTGTGTAAATCAAAATGCTGCAGTCATCTCTAACAGCTCAGGCGTGCTGGTCGACAATGTTCAAGCGGTCTGGAACAACTGGGGTGGATTGGAAATCTCAAACAGCAACAATATCACCGTGCAGAATTCTGTTGGGAGCCACAACGGTGGTGTGGGTTTTCACGGTTATCAGGATACAAATTCCCTCTGGGAAAACAACAAGACCGATTACAACAACTGGAGAGGAGCCGAAGGGGGTCTTCTCGATTGGGGTATGGGTGGCTTCAAGTCGATGTTGATGCACACCGCGACGGTACTGAATCACCACTCCTACGGCAACCAGGCGCAAGGCTTGTGGTTCGATACAGACAATAAGAACATCACAATCAACGGCGTCTATCTCTCTAATAACGAATTGGCCGATTTGCAGCTCGAAGCAAGTGAGGGGCCGATTACAGTGGAGAATAGCCACCTGTGCAACTCGCGGGCAGGCGTGGAGTTGCTCAACGCGGCGAAAGTCACTTTCAAAAGCAACACCTTCTATAACAACGGAACTTCAGGTCAACAGTATGACGCACAGATTTTTCTCGGCGGCAGAAGTGGCGGCCACGTAATTCGCGACTGGCAAAGCGGTGCGTACTACAACATATATACGAACGACACGGTCATGACGGGGAACGTCGTGGTGGACAGCAACTCGGGTCAGCATGTGTTTGGAACGTACCTGAGTAGCGGAGCCTTTTATGACTTCAAGAGCACATTGAACGCAGGAAGCAATCGTTGGTACGACCCGCATACGACGTCTGCATTCGAGCTGGTAAACGGTTCGAAAGTAAGTTTCTCAGGGTGGAAGAGTGCAATGGGAACGGACTACAGCTCGAGTTGGGGCGCTCCATCTTCATCGCCTGCCGGCGCCTGCGCTATCGCTGCCCAGTAG